In Brassica napus cultivar Da-Ae chromosome C2, Da-Ae, whole genome shotgun sequence, the sequence aaaaagatattttattatattgtgtactgAGGTCACTTGTCTTTAAATACTTGTACCCAGATccacaattaaattaaaaaaactattctctcattctttctcttacatcttgagatctactttctctctctctatgttcttcatgttcttcattctcCATAAATAAACTCTCAATAATTCTCTCATTCTAACATATAAGCCTTGTTTGTTTGTAATAAGTTCTTATACATTGAGTTTCGTAGCCTCGTTTCGAAAAGTCTCTAATCCTTCATAGAATCTCATTTAATGGAATATTGATTTATTTGCATTATTCGGGACTCACGGCCATATATAATCATTCTTAGTATGTTTTGTGAATGAAAGTTACTTTAAAATTACTTGACATAAAAGTTACTTGAAAATTCAATACAATTGCATAACTAAAGATAAGTATCCAAGGTTTTAAAGACAGCATCCTCTGTACAAACTGAAGTTAGATTAAATACGAACAGAAACAGAACCAACGAATTTTACCTGCTCAGACTCCTAAAGCTTAGCCTTCGTGCTTTCTTTCTTCATGTTCTCTACTTTGCTACCACTTTCTCCTTTAGCCTTTTAGATGTTCCCTTACGTTTTGTTGATGATTCTTGAATTGCTTCATCATCAATAATATTACTTCCTTGTCGTTTTGTGCTTGGAGTCATAGGAGAGCAAGGTGGTAAATCATTGTTATTGGCTTCTGAAGATGTATTTTCCACCTGTAAAAAATGTACATTCAATATAGCTTGTCATGTTATTTAAAGTATAAATGTTAATGAAAAAAATCGTATGAGTCTTTAACCTGCATTGCAAAACATGTACTTGAACTTAAAGGGAAATCGAAATGTGTACCAACCTAAAATTTGTAAACACAGTTATGTTCgataaaaaaacaaagcatAAGCATCACCATTCACATAATCATTTAGTATGACTAAGTTCCAAAAATAAATCGAGAAATCCTGAAACATACCTCCATTCTCATATTATCTTGAAAATTATGGATCACATCAGGCGTATCACTGAGTTTGACAACGTTAAAACTTGGTTGTCTGAAATTTTTCTCCGTACCCTTTACACGGATAACCCAAACGATTTTTCTTCCTTCCAAATCCATTAGTTCTTGAGGAAGTTCATTCTCACGGTTAAACTAAAAAAGAATAGAAGAAGAACATGTCtgagattttattttatattcagacCATTCATCATACTAAcatgaaataaatgaagaatcAATGGGAAACACACCTGCACTTGTTGTTCAAGCAATTCATAAGCAGATTTATGAATGAGTTGTATAACTTCTCGATCAAATAATAGAAAAGATGTACTTCAAGTATGATCAGCTACTTTGACTTGCAGTTTGTATCTGATGTCAATATAATCGAAGTCCATAATAAATAAAGGAATATAAGAGTTttgttaaaagtaaaatttaatattatatagaaCTTAATACTACCTTATACTTGTGATGGTTTCATCCTTCTCGCAAGAGTCGCATGCATATTTGTTGGCCTCAATTCCCTCAGTCACTGGGTTGAAATATGGAGTAGCTTTCCCACAACAGCCTTTGCACCCAACATAGAACCAAGGAATTCCCTTTTGAATTGCTAAGATAGATGCGAACATAACACAAGTACTTTCctatagaaaaatgaaaacaaaatatatttcagtATGGCCAAGATGTGTATAATAGTGTATAAGATACTTATTATTACCTCGATGCACATGAGCTGATCGATTGTTTTGAAGCAGCTTAATGGGAAATCATCAACGGTAACCACTTTATTTGAAGTGGGTTTTACCATTGGAGTAACCGTACATGGAGCCAAATTATCAGTGTTCACCATGCTGAAATTGAAATAAAAGTCttagtaaaaaataatgtaaaaggaaagataaatatgtaaatttaaagATGAACTTACCATTTCTTAAATTCACTTATCTCATCTATATCTTCATTCAGAAAAAGCTTTGTAGAAAAGCGTGAGTTTTGAACTGATATTTTacctatatataaaataatttattttatagtgttattaaatatttttaaaaaatacagtacttttttgataaaatggTTACCGTTGAATTTTTTGGTTCTCATAAGACTTCCAAGCAATATAACTGGACCAGTTTTGTTGTTCTTCACATAAGAGTGCACATCCTCGGCATGGTTTTCCCATAAAGTGCATTCAATGATTGTTTCACTACAATTTAAAACATTGAATTAATATGCAATCAAAGTTTCATAACGCTAATGTAAGAAAAACTTTAGATAACTAAAATACTaacataactaaaatatttgtACAACTAACCACAGATCTCGTAGTTGAATATCCAAAAGTTTTGTTGAATGCCCTGCATACTTCCTCTCAGTAATTTCACCCATGCCAACAATTTCACCAGGAATGTctacataaaaatagaaaattgagCAAATATTAGGTAAATACTGAATGGGGAAGTTATGTACTAACTTCAGTATGCGGGAGAATATGTAAAACTTAAGAGAAATAACATACCTATGAAGACATCATCAACAATGGACTgagataaaatatctaaaaaaggGCTTAAGTTGAAGCGGGATAGATTTGGGATCTGCTCAGAGGTCTTCATATATGTAGTCCATATAAAACTTATCTTGTAAGGGTGTGTGGTTCCTCTGTAATCACCATTGTTACCCAACACTTCAAAATTCATGAGATCTAGATACTCTCCTTCTTTTAGGTCCCTtccaaattttttaatcaaCTTTTGTTTCACAGAAGCTTGAATCCTTTCTCCCTGTCAAGTGTGAAAGATTAAAGATTAAAGATTACACACAACTCAAACGGTttctacaaaatatttttagaaatcaaAGTGTATACACCTTTTCATCCACACGGATAGCTTCCATCCCGAGAACAACTTCAGGTTTATTTTTGGAGTAGTAGTTCCATACCCGTGAGACCAACACTCGGATTTTCCATTCTTTTTGAGATGAATTGAGGTGGGAAAGAGGAGTATACTCCAGTGGCATCTTCAACCTACTCTCTGCAGAAATAGAGAGTGGATGATGTATTagataagaagaaaagaattgTTCTAAGAATATTGATAGAAATCAAAAACCTGTGGAGAGTGTTTTGGCTACGATGGTgaggaaaaaaaatagagatgaaACTATGgtggaaaaagaaaaaggtgAAGCGGCTGTGATAAAGAGAAAGGGAAAGGTAGTTATCGTGGGTTCAGTTGAGAATAATTAGACTTAAGGGTTTGTGGGATAAGTAGTGGGTAGTTATTCTATATTTATCTCTTGtaattgttaatttaattttattgagtTGGTATTTTATCTAACCttaattatattagttttaataaaatttacgtaCACTAACTTCTTTAATTATCGCAATTTTTTATTGCTCATGTAAATTCTTAGATTGATCAACAAATGTGGGTCAAAATTTACGTACACAACTCCATGCTTCGCAGATTCTGgcgttttaataaaatttacgtaCACTAACATTCTAACCAATAGTTAAAATGTCTCAATTTACGTACACTAACTTCTTTAATTATCCGTTCATATTATCGCacacatagtttttttttaattgcttcACATGATTGGGTCATTTAAAGTTGGTTATTTGTCTTTGACTCAAACTTACAAATTTTGCTAAACAATAACGTGTTTtgctttttgtatttttcattaaaaaaaaaaagattttccaCTTGTCATGTTAGGATTGGACGTgcgacttgcgctttagtatataagggattcaAACAAGTGAATACAGTCGAAGTAACTGAATCATTACGGTATAGTGTTTGATATAAAGATGGGGacttaaaatctataatataatgagATAGTTGCCTCATTCTATGTTACATGAAAACGGAAGCGGatacgtggaagcggaagcggatacgtggaagcggaagcgtatGGAAGCGCGAAAacgagatttttaaaataattaggaaacgggtacgtgttggaagcgtattcatatatatatatatatacatatatatatacatatatatataagatttttaaaaatctagaaccaaaaattatatgatttaaatttaaaataaagcatttattcatttataataatttcgaaatgatttcatattaaaactgtgaaaatacacataaattaaattaaaataaattattatattaattatttttaatactttataattaattggcataatatatttgaatatatgattatctttaataaaaacctcaatgcataaagataatttatattgttaatttttatacttgtatatttctattctctctattcaatattattaaaatttggattttatataaattaaaagctataatttatatttttattgatataagacattgtagtttttttctttaaaagaatggaagcgtgattccaaaacggaatcgtaagcttccaacgtgtttttaaagagaatattttagaagcGTTTTGGAATCGAGATTCCGtaagcttccacaaggttccgattccgattccggttccgatgcgggaagcggacgtccgatgaagcttccgtgcaacgtagGCCTCATTCCTGAGCCGCCACATCAGCAGGTAAGTGGGtctcacttttaaaaaatgtgaaaaagtgtcaagcaTGTGGTTCAAATCCGGGTTATTGAgttataaacaccaacatttataccactaaactaaaggatactttgtacattgatggccgaaactaatatatatttatgaaagtcGGAAATctttgcttcttcggttttctctgtgggacccatacttaattttttttatctaatgatttaataaatac encodes:
- the LOC106377446 gene encoding uncharacterized protein LOC106377446, with protein sequence MPLEYTPLSHLNSSQKEWKIRVLVSRVWNYYSKNKPEVVLGMEAIRVDEKGERIQASVKQKLIKKFGRDLKEGEYLDLMNFEVLGNNGDYRGTTHPYKISFIWTTYMKTSEQIPNLSRFNLSPFLDILSQSIVDDVFIDIPGEIVGMGEITERKYAGHSTKLLDIQLRDLCETIIECTLWENHAEDVHSYVKNNKTGPVILLGSLMRTKKFNGKISVQNSRFSTKLFLNEDIDEISEFKKCMVNTDNLAPCTVTPMVKPTSNKVVTVDDFPLSCFKTIDQLMCIEESTCVMFASILAIQKGIPWFYVGCKGCCGKATPYFNPVTEGIEANKYACDSCEKDETITSIRYKLQVKVADHT